A window of the Streptomyces sp. NBC_01351 genome harbors these coding sequences:
- a CDS encoding NAD-dependent malic enzyme, which produces MATAPSVSYSMTVRLEVPASGTAVSQLTTAVESSGGSVTGLDVTASGHEKLRIDVTIAATSTAHADEIVEKLRGIEGVSLGKVSDRTFLMHLGGKIEMSSKHPIRNRDDLSMIYTPGVARVCMAIAENPEDARRLTIKRNSVAVVTDGSAVLGLGNIGPMAALPVMEGKAALFKRFAGIDAWPICLDTQDADEIVAIVKAIAPGFAGINLEDISAPRCFEIEARLREALDIPVFHDDQHGTAIVVLAALTNALRVVGKAVGDVKVVMSGAGAAGTAILKLLLAAGVKNAVSADIHGVVHADRPDLVDAAPDSPLRWIADNTNPEGYTGTLKEAVVGADVFIGVSAPNVLSGEDVAAMAEGAIVFALANPDPEVDPAVARQTAAVVATGRSDFPNQINNVLVFPGVFRGLLDAQSRTVNTDMMLAAATALADVVGEDELNANYIIPSVFNDKVAGAVAGAVRKAATNA; this is translated from the coding sequence ATGGCAACGGCGCCCAGCGTCTCGTATTCGATGACGGTCCGCCTGGAAGTGCCCGCGAGCGGAACCGCGGTCTCCCAGCTCACCACCGCCGTGGAGTCCTCCGGTGGTTCGGTCACCGGCCTCGACGTGACCGCCTCCGGTCACGAGAAGCTCCGGATCGACGTCACCATCGCCGCCACCTCCACCGCGCACGCCGACGAGATCGTCGAGAAGCTGCGCGGGATCGAGGGCGTCAGCCTCGGCAAGGTCTCCGACCGAACCTTCCTGATGCACCTCGGCGGCAAGATCGAGATGTCGTCCAAGCACCCCATCCGCAACCGTGACGACCTCTCGATGATCTACACCCCGGGCGTGGCCCGCGTGTGCATGGCCATCGCCGAGAACCCCGAGGACGCGCGCCGCCTCACCATCAAGCGCAACTCCGTCGCAGTCGTGACGGACGGCTCCGCCGTGCTGGGCCTGGGCAACATCGGCCCGATGGCCGCGCTGCCTGTCATGGAGGGCAAGGCGGCCCTCTTCAAGCGCTTCGCCGGCATCGACGCCTGGCCGATCTGCCTCGACACCCAGGACGCCGACGAGATCGTCGCCATCGTCAAGGCCATCGCCCCGGGCTTCGCCGGCATCAACCTGGAGGACATCTCCGCGCCGCGCTGCTTCGAGATCGAGGCCCGGCTGCGCGAGGCCCTCGACATTCCCGTCTTCCACGACGACCAGCACGGCACCGCGATCGTGGTCCTCGCCGCCCTGACGAACGCACTTCGCGTGGTGGGCAAGGCAGTTGGCGACGTCAAGGTCGTCATGTCCGGCGCCGGCGCGGCCGGTACGGCCATCCTCAAGCTGCTCCTCGCGGCGGGCGTCAAGAACGCCGTCAGCGCCGACATCCACGGTGTCGTGCACGCGGACCGCCCCGACCTCGTCGACGCGGCCCCCGACTCCCCGCTGCGCTGGATCGCCGACAACACCAACCCCGAGGGCTACACCGGCACTCTGAAGGAGGCCGTGGTCGGCGCCGACGTGTTCATCGGCGTCTCGGCCCCGAACGTGCTCTCCGGCGAGGACGTGGCCGCCATGGCCGAAGGTGCCATCGTGTTCGCGCTCGCGAACCCGGACCCCGAGGTGGACCCGGCCGTCGCGCGCCAGACCGCCGCCGTCGTCGCCACCGGCCGCTCCGACTTCCCGAACCAGATCAACAACGTGCTGGTCTTCCCGGGTGTCTTCCGCGGCCTCCTGGACGCCCAGTCCCGGACCGTGAACACCGACATGATGCTGGCCGCCGCGACCGCCCTGGCGGACGTCGTCGGCGAGGACGAGCTGAACGCGAACTACATCATCCCGTCGGTCTTCAACGACAAGGTCGCGGGCGCGGTCGCGGGCGCCGTCCGCAAGGCCGCCACCAACGCCTGA
- a CDS encoding HU family DNA-binding protein — MNRSELVAALSERAEVTRKDADAVLAALAETVGEIVAKGDEKVTIPGFLTFERTHRAARTARNPQTGDPIQIPAGYSVKVSAGSKLKEAAKGK; from the coding sequence ATGAACCGCAGTGAGCTGGTGGCCGCTCTGTCCGAGCGCGCCGAGGTGACCCGCAAGGACGCCGACGCCGTTCTGGCCGCGCTCGCCGAGACCGTCGGCGAGATTGTCGCCAAGGGCGACGAGAAGGTCACCATCCCCGGCTTCCTGACCTTCGAGCGCACCCACCGTGCCGCTCGCACCGCGCGCAACCCGCAGACCGGCGACCCCATCCAGATCCCGGCCGGCTACAGCGTGAAGGTCTCCGCGGGCTCCAAGCTCAAGGAAGCCGCCAAGGGCAAGTAG
- the murA gene encoding UDP-N-acetylglucosamine 1-carboxyvinyltransferase — protein MTGISDDVLLVHGGTPLEGEIRVRGAKNLVPKAMVAALLGSGPSRLRNVPDIRDVRVVRGLLQLHGVTVRPGDEPGELVLDPTHVESANVADIDAHAGSSRIPILFCGPLLHRLGHAFIPGLGGCDIGGRPIDFHFDVLRQFGATIEKREGGQYLEAPQRLRGCKIRLPYPSVGSTEQVLLTAVLAEGVTELSNAAVEPEIEDLICVLQKMGAIISMDTDRTIRITGVDSLGGYNHKALPDRLEAASWASAALATGGNIYVRGAQQRSMMTFLNTFRRVGGAFEIDDDGIRFWHPGGPLKAIALETDVHPGFQTDWQQPLVVALTQASGLSIVHETVYESRLGFTSALNQMGAHIQLYRECLGGSACRFGQRNFLHSAVVSGPTKLQGADLVIPDLRGGFSYLIAALAAEGTSRVHGIDLINRGYENFMEKLVELGAKVELPGGDLV, from the coding sequence ATGACCGGCATCAGTGACGATGTACTGCTTGTCCACGGCGGCACCCCGCTCGAGGGCGAGATCCGAGTCCGCGGTGCGAAGAACCTCGTGCCCAAGGCCATGGTCGCCGCGCTGCTCGGCAGTGGACCGAGTCGGCTGCGCAACGTTCCCGACATCCGTGACGTCCGGGTCGTGCGCGGGCTGCTCCAGCTGCACGGGGTGACGGTCCGCCCCGGCGACGAGCCGGGCGAGCTGGTGCTCGACCCGACCCACGTCGAGAGCGCGAACGTCGCCGACATCGACGCCCACGCGGGCTCGTCGCGCATCCCGATCCTGTTCTGCGGCCCCCTGCTGCACCGCCTCGGCCACGCCTTCATCCCGGGCCTCGGCGGCTGCGACATCGGCGGCCGGCCGATCGACTTCCACTTCGACGTGCTCCGCCAGTTCGGCGCGACCATCGAGAAGCGCGAGGGCGGCCAGTACCTGGAGGCCCCGCAGCGCCTGCGCGGCTGCAAGATCCGCCTGCCCTACCCCTCGGTCGGCTCGACCGAGCAGGTGCTGCTGACGGCCGTCCTGGCCGAGGGCGTCACCGAGCTCAGCAACGCCGCCGTGGAGCCGGAGATCGAGGACCTCATCTGCGTACTGCAGAAGATGGGCGCGATCATCTCCATGGACACCGACCGGACCATCCGGATCACCGGTGTCGACAGCCTCGGCGGCTACAACCACAAGGCGCTCCCGGACCGCCTGGAGGCCGCGTCCTGGGCTTCCGCGGCCCTGGCGACCGGCGGCAACATCTACGTGCGCGGCGCCCAGCAGCGCTCGATGATGACCTTCCTGAACACCTTCCGCCGGGTCGGCGGTGCCTTCGAGATCGACGACGACGGCATCCGCTTCTGGCACCCGGGCGGCCCGCTCAAGGCCATCGCGCTGGAGACGGACGTCCACCCCGGCTTCCAGACGGACTGGCAGCAGCCGCTCGTCGTGGCCCTGACGCAGGCCTCCGGCCTGTCGATCGTCCACGAGACGGTCTACGAGTCCCGGCTCGGCTTCACCTCGGCGCTCAACCAGATGGGTGCTCACATCCAGCTGTACCGCGAGTGCCTGGGCGGCAGCGCCTGCCGCTTCGGCCAGCGCAACTTCCTGCACTCGGCGGTCGTCTCCGGCCCCACCAAGCTGCAGGGCGCCGACCTGGTCATCCCCGACCTGCGCGGCGGGTTCTCGTACCTGATCGCGGCGCTGGCGGCCGAGGGCACCTCGCGCGTCCACGGCATCGACCTGATCAACCGCGGCTACGAGAACTTCATGGAGAAGCTCGTCGAGCTCGGTGCGAAGGTCGAACTCCCGGGCGGCGACCTCGTCTGA
- a CDS encoding YqgE/AlgH family protein gives MTEVSSLTGRLLVATPVLADPNFDRAVVLLLDHDEQGSLGVVLNRPTPVGVGDVLLPWAPLAGAPGVVFQGGPVALDSALGIAVIPGEEGPLGWRRVHGAIGLVDLEAPPELLAAALGSLRIFAGYSGWGPGQLEDEVGDGAWYVVESEPGDVSFPDPERLWRAVLRRQRSELAMVATYPDDPSLN, from the coding sequence ATGACCGAGGTGTCCTCCCTCACAGGGCGGCTGCTCGTGGCCACCCCCGTCCTCGCGGACCCGAATTTCGACCGCGCGGTGGTGCTCCTGCTCGACCACGACGAGCAGGGCTCGCTCGGTGTGGTCCTCAACCGGCCGACGCCCGTGGGCGTCGGCGACGTACTGCTGCCCTGGGCCCCGCTGGCCGGCGCTCCCGGTGTGGTCTTCCAGGGCGGGCCCGTCGCCCTCGACTCGGCGCTCGGCATCGCGGTCATCCCCGGCGAGGAGGGCCCGCTCGGCTGGCGCCGGGTCCACGGAGCGATCGGCCTGGTCGACCTGGAGGCCCCGCCGGAGCTGCTGGCCGCGGCGCTCGGGTCCTTGCGCATCTTCGCCGGCTACTCGGGCTGGGGGCCGGGTCAGCTGGAGGACGAGGTGGGCGACGGAGCCTGGTACGTCGTGGAGTCGGAGCCCGGCGACGTGTCCTTCCCCGACCCCGAACGGCTCTGGCGAGCGGTGCTGCGCCGCCAGCGCAGCGAACTCGCGATGGTCGCCACCTATCCGGACGACCCGTCGCTCAACTGA
- a CDS encoding DUF3039 domain-containing protein: protein MSTLEPERGTGTGTLVEPTPQVSHGDGDHERFAHYVQKDKIMASALDGTPVVALCGKVWVPGRDPKKYPVCPMCKEIYESMGPGGDKDKGGKDK, encoded by the coding sequence ATGAGCACTCTTGAGCCCGAGCGCGGGACTGGTACGGGGACCCTCGTAGAGCCGACGCCGCAGGTGTCCCACGGCGACGGCGACCACGAGCGCTTCGCCCACTACGTCCAGAAGGACAAGATCATGGCGAGCGCCCTCGACGGGACCCCCGTCGTCGCGCTCTGCGGCAAGGTCTGGGTACCGGGCCGGGACCCGAAGAAGTACCCGGTCTGTCCCATGTGCAAGGAGATCTACGAGTCCATGGGCCCCGGCGGGGACAAGGACAAGGGCGGAAAAGACAAGTAG